In the genome of Plectropomus leopardus isolate mb chromosome 19, YSFRI_Pleo_2.0, whole genome shotgun sequence, the window GTGAGAGAAGATCGACACATaacaagatttaaaaacttataatatattatatttgtatttacctCGTTCAGATTTCCCTGTTTTTCAGTGATTGTAGTGTAGATGTGATGGTGTAAGTTTTTCCTTTGATCATTCTGATTCATAACAAAAAGTTTCTTATAAAATGTGGTAAAACTATCACTGAATCCCACTGAGCAGTACCTGGAACATGGTCTTAATAAGCTGAGCCTCGTCTTCAGGGAGGTCAGTGAAGGGCACGGAGCTGGACCAGATCCTCTGcacctccctctgctccctctccctctcatcctgCTCCTCCGCGGTCTCCGGGTATCCCAGCAGCACACGGGGGCTGAGGGAGTCCTGCTCCTCCTTCTGCATCACCTCCAGGCAGTCCTGCAGATCCTCCCAGTTCCCCTCCACCAGCGTGTCCTTACACAGAAACTGCCCCGTGGTTTTGTCGATGAACAGGGAGAAGCTGTCCCCCCTGGAGGACGGCTGGACGAAGATGCTGGGGATGTGGAGGCAGCTGTATCCATCGTGGAAGGGGACGTCTTTGGAGCGCAGGTACTGTTTGATGTCTGTGACTGTGACGGGGCTCACAAGAAACTCCACTGTGGATGTGGCATCCTTTTTATAAGCCCAGGTCCCGCTGTGTGCCAGGAAATAGCCTGTACCCAACGGCTGTGAAGCACATGGAGGTCTATGAAGGAGTCTGTGGGAGAAAGGTCTCACACAGAGGGGAGGACAGTGTCTCTGGTGGAGAAACTTTTGGGCTGCCACCTGCCTGACACAGGTGGTGCCCCTAAACAGCAAACTCCTCCACATGAGTTACCTGGTTAATACAGTCAACCTGCAACAGACatataaaaagcatgaaaacaccACAGAAAAGCCACAAAGAAATGTCTCGGCTTGGTTGACCTACGCTAATGTTGGTCAAAGACACACAGCGAGGCAGACAACGGTCATTTCCTGATTAAACGGACATTAATTATCGGAGAGAATTCGCCTGAACGTGCGTGAAAgcattaactttaaatatatcaagtttaatttaaaaaataaacatagaaAATTCAACTTACTTAGCCTCTTTTGTCTGCCCTCATCTTGCACCATGCTCCTCCAAACCCGGGCTTTTCGGTGCGACTTCAAAACAAGTCCGTGTGAAACTTATGGCGAAAAGTTCCGAACTGCGTCACAGTATAATCCGTAATGATAATgcgtaataaaaaataaaataaaaactcgtGGTATGGTATGTTATAGACTACAAAATGTGTATTATAGTATGCCATACAATGTCGTAAAGTTATAATAATGTAGTATGTTATAacttgaataaaataatattttatgaaagacaaaaaatgccatagagtagcattttataaaaaataaaaaaaatgtcatagaataaTGTGTTATCAAAAAATTGTGGTAtagtatgttataaaaaaaataaataaataaaataataaataataaagcatggtaagaaaaaaaattaaaaagtcatagtacagtattacatatatatataatttatttatttttttaagaaatgccATAGAATAGTATGTTATAAAGAgttttagtatagtatgttatacaaaaatgtcttagtacagtatgtcataaaaaatataaaatgccatactgcaataagaaaaaaagaaatgtcatagaAAAGTATGTCATACAAAATTGTAGTACAGAATACCATAAAATATAGAAACGTCAAAGCATagtatttcataaaaatataaaaatgtcagtgtataTCATTTATACgtcatataaatataaaaaaaaatcatagtacagtatgacataaaaatattttttaaatcataccacagtatgacataaaaatatttttaaaaaaatcataatacagtatgtcataGAAAGTAATAagaaacatcatagtatgttattaaaaatatattttaaaaatatcatagtacagtatgtcataataataataataataaactttattacagactcaatggtccagataagagcaagacaacacatacaaaagatataaaagacacatagaagtaccatacacaacatattcacaatgcaataagatcacttaataaaaaaagtaaataaaaaatcccCAACACAACAGAAAGTTATAagaaacatcatagtatgttattaaaaatatattttaaaaatatcatagtacagtatgccaATGGAAAAAGTCGCAAAACTGTCATAATCAATTttaactttcaaaatgttataaatatgcgtaaaatatactgtttaccttttttaaaaaaaatgcattcatgcTTTTGAGTTGCTCGCGGAACGCTCGTGCGGCTCGTGCCGGTTATACGTTGTAGTTCCGGAGGGACCTTAACACCGACGGACCGGGGTTCATACATGCCCGTCAGCTCGTCCTCTGTGAACGTTTTTGTGAAGTTAACGTTAATTTTAACGCCGTCTTTATTGAAATATTACGTATCGATAACCGTCGGTGCAGGATGACGTCCAGAGGGACACCGAGCCGCTTCCTCCAGAGTGTCCTCCAAAACGGAGTCGGTCGGTACGTCTGCCAGCTGAAGCGAGTCTCCGTCATCTTCTCCAAAAACGCTCAGAGCTCTTTGGGAGTcaggtaaacaaaaacataaatatactttAATATGGAAATATTATTCACAAGTGAAGTGTCCTACTGTATTCTTTGATCCTTTTACTGTGTGAAGCGTCTTTTAGTTTCTTGAAAAGCGCTCTATAACTAAAatgtactattattattgttattgttatttttattattattattattattattattattattattatgtttttcaggGAGTTTATTGAGGAGGGGGTGGTGGATTATGCAAAGAAGAACCCTTCAACCGTCGTCTATGTGTCTCCTCAGTCCTGCAGGATCCCCAAAATAGTTGCAGAATATTGTAAGTACTCAtgacttttcatgttttttcccctcattatAACAcgatttatttacatatataatattgctttattttaaagcttCTGAATAATTCCTAGACAGATTCTtggaaataattttacattaataacagaggggaaaaaatgaagagatacattttttaaacaattatatTAGTAAATACAGTTGTATTGAGTTTAGAAGCTTTATTAATTTccagataaatgttttttcaagaactgcaacaaacacaagtaaacatctatttattcctgtattAAAAAACTgtctctattttatttataaatcgCACCAAAGTACATAATAATTATGATCACATATCAGCTCCTTTTATATTAAACTTAATTATGggaatacagtaaaatacagtGTTTCCATATTAATAGTCATTGCATTCATGAActgtaattttcatttatttatagttttaagTACATaattcagttattttatttcagagcAGGATAATCTGATTAGAAAAACCGGATTAGTTATTAtcagttattatcattagttTAATGCTCATGTTCTGTTATAAAAAGCTGCCAgttcattgtgtttttcaaCGAGCTGTTAgttttaattccattttttgtttcttgtgtaTGAAATTTTTATACTgagtgtttcttcttttttatctttttgctgTTGTCTTGGCCAGGATGTCCTTGTaaaagagtttttttccccaagtatTGTTTTATTAATCCTCTAAATTATTGATATTGGAAATACAACTTTcggtagcctactagaataataaaatcaattgcaagaattgaaacatttttgcaacgataaagatgatttatttttaaaattatttttatgtaagtaaaataaattctaaatcTCAATGGGAATGGGAATTCTCCCAGTAATTAAggtgaaataataattatttaaataaagagaaTAATTCAGTCAGTGTCAGAACTGCATCCCAAGGACTCTTGGtacatacattaaaacaaaacaaatacaacaataacaaaaaaggacaaaatccctttttttatcAAAAGTGTGATATTAgtataaatgtaaacaaagttcTGAagtaaaatgtcattataacatacctaaacatcataaaatatcaaaatgctgCTTGTGTAATTTCACAGGTGTGTTTTACAAGCTTTAAGGTCAAGTTCAGGACTATGAtgatgcatttttggtgaagtTTAAGCTCTGTGGTTTTTCAGTAATTGCATCCAAAACATGAAAAGTGAATTTAGTGTACAGTAGTCATGTGAATTATGTTTGTTACTAACTCCGAGATACTGCAGGGGGCGGTATGACTCTGTTTTTGCTAAAGACCTGTGTTCAGGTAAAAGTGAAGTGCCGCTGGGGTTTTCAAATGACTTTGTCAAACAGAATCGTCTGTTCTTGTTGACACTGTTACAGTTCACACTCAGCAGGTTTTTCAGTAAGTAAAGTGTCTCCTTTTTAAGTCACTCAGacttatttgtttattcttttttcctcccacaGTGAACGGCAACGTCAGAGAAGAAATCGTAACAAGCAAAACGTCTCAGCAGATTTTAGAGCTTCTGACCAAAATGACCAACCAGTCCGGCCTGGACATCATCCGCATCCGCAAGCCCTTCCACACAGACAGCCCCAGCATCCAGGGCCAGTGGCACCCGTTCACCAACCGGCCGCCGTCCATCGACCCCATCAGACCACCGAAACAGGACGCCCAATAAGGactagtttaaccctttgaaatgtggatcgacatcagttttgttgtggtGCGATGAACTgattttcacaagcatttaaacctttgaaacccagagTGAGCTGGTCAATTCTTCAGAAATAAGAAAGACAATTAGcaatttcacaagaaatgtctcaaaaattgggagaaaaaaaaggaaaaagtgacaaaataatgatgtaaaaatgaattttaaaaagagacaaagagaggagaaaccaataaaaaattatccaaagaaaagagttttttcatatatcattttttactttcactttttaacagtatcttgctattttttggtgatttcttcttcagttgctcatggccttcttccagtgtttttcaagatatcaagtttcaaagggttaaaatcagaATTAGGGCTTAATGCCAGATTAGattggcttgaattctttcaaaaacatgggaagaaggcaatgtgcaacataagaaaaaatCACCCATAATCGAgtaagaaatgagtaaaaagttacaaaaaaagctaccctgaaaattagcaaagcaaaaataaaaaaattaaaaaagggataaacaaacaaggaaacaaccagaaaaatagtgtaataataattctgtaccataacttattataataattataaataactaAGTGACTAAATAACATTTTGGACACATTTTGCTAGATTCAAAATCTACTAACAAGgaaattgcaggaaatttcttGTCGATCCCTCGTtgtcttttattctgttttcaagaagaaatcaaaccactttgctcaggggtcaaatgtttaaatacctgggaaaggtgtctgaatgcagcataagggTTTAAGTAGTCCTCATGTTTGCAGGGATTTGCTGGATATTTCTGCACTGTCGACTGAACGTTTTTCACCATCCTCCTCAGAAAAGTGCACACATTACCAGCTCTGAATGCCACATTTGAATAGACTCTACATGAATCCACCAGAGGCTTGTTAGCTGGAAAATAACTGTGTGACTCTCAAGGCTATTTGAAGATTTATGTGCAGAGCAACTTTGTATGAAATAAAAGAGATTATTGTGCAAATGCTGGTGTttaaatttagactttttttgagttttaacaGCTTGTCAGAAGATCAACAGAGCAAAACCTACTGCACTTAAAATacttcacagacacacatcaaaagatcaccttttttattttcatgacacAGGAGGaatgtacacatttttacagtttaatacTGATAAGATTTCCTCGTTTTGCAAACTCAAAACGATCCAGTGCTTAAGTGAACATGACAGATGGTTGTGTGATAGCTTCAGGGACAAGTGTTAACCTTCAGCGCTGAGAGTTGCCCTCTGCATCCACTGTAAGAGCAGCAGAAACTCCTTCAGTCTGTGATTTGTTCAGATTCAACAAGGCGGATGTTGGCAGAACTCCTCGTTGCCTTCTTTGCACCctaaattcatcatttttgacTGCAAAAGGCATG includes:
- the mrpl43 gene encoding 39S ribosomal protein L43, mitochondrial, which codes for MTSRGTPSRFLQSVLQNGVGRYVCQLKRVSVIFSKNAQSSLGVREFIEEGVVDYAKKNPSTVVYVSPQSCRIPKIVAEYLNGNVREEIVTSKTSQQILELLTKMTNQSGLDIIRIRKPFHTDSPSIQGQWHPFTNRPPSIDPIRPPKQDAQ